The nucleotide window GTTAGGGTGTACAGAAACGAATAGGTTAATAAGAGAGTTTTATTAGAGTCAGCCGTTTATAATAGAGGAGAACAATAAACAACAGAGGTTATTGCAGAGAAGGGTATAGGCCGAGGtaaagggaagaagagagaagatGTAGTGGCAATAGGAAAAGTTTCCGAGTTAGGGTATTTAGTAGATGTTATATAGATTAAGTGATAAAAGCGAGTAAATTAGATTAAAAATAAGGAGAGATAGAAATagatgaagaggaaaggaaagaagagagaggaacagaagagagagagggaaggatggatgtggtggagaggagagatgaggaGGGGCAGGGAGGGTtggagcagcaggagcaggagcaggagcgacaaggcgggtggcggaggtgaatacagcagcggcaacaggagtttagggaggtagagtagtgAGGTAGGGAATTAGGATGGTAGGGGAATGGATAGGGAATATGCAAAGGGGCGGATAATGGGCGAAGCGAGGAAAATATAGGGAGATGTtggtgaggggagggggGAAGTGTAAAAGAAGCGATTACGATTGTTTTAGAGCCGATTCAGTTTAAGGGTTATTAGgggcgtttttggtgggaGGTAGAGTAGGAAAGGAATTGTTAGGGGCGGTATTAGAAGGTAAGAGATGCAAATTAACAGTATAAAGGAGTATTCACGGGGGGTTTATTAGGGCAGCGTTTAGGTAGAGGGAGGTAGGAAAGCGTTAGGGGCGGGGTTAAAGGGGAGAAGAGGATTTATAGTAGATAAGACAGGGTTAGGGGTATAGAAGGAAGaaagggttagggttacagAATAAAGAGAGGGATAGGTAAGAAATGAATAGAAGAATAAAAATATTCATAAGGAGATAAAGGAGGATTAGATTACAGGCAAAATAAGGTAGAAGAGCAATTCGTTAGGTAGTATGTAGAGGGGAAAGAGTGGGTAATAAGATATAGAAGGCGAGTATTAGAAAAGTATTTGGAGGGGCAAGGAGGCGAAGAGAgatataaagaagaggaggagagacGTTTAGTGTGTAGACAAGCGGACAAGGAGATAGACAGCAGCAAAGAGCAGTAATAAAGAGGAGAAATAGTAGAGAGGAGGGTAGAGcagtaggagcaggagcgacaaaGCGGGTAGTAGAGTTTAATACGGCAGTGATAACAGGAGTTTAGGCAGGTAGAGTAGTAAGACAGGCAATTAGGATAGTAGGGGAATAGATAGGGAATATGCGAAGGGCGGGTGATAAGCAAAGCGAGGACAAAATAGGGAGATGTtagtgacggggaggagaaaTACAAAAGAAGCAGTTAAGATTGTGTTAGAGTAGATTTGTATAAGGGTTATTCGTTATGTATTTAGTAGGGAGTTAGGCAGGAGAAATGTAAGGGGTAGGAGAGGAATTGTTCGGGGCAGTATTGGATAGTACGAGACGCAAATTGATAGTGTAACAGAGTATTAATAGGGGGGTTAATAGAGGAAGAGGTAGGGTAGAGGGAGGTAAGAGAGTAGTGGAGGGCGCGGTTAAAGGGGTTAGGGGTAGAgagaggaagggtcagggagaggaagggtcagggagggtagagaggatcagggagggtagagaggatcagggagggtagagaggatcagggagggtagagaggatcagggagggtaaAGAGGGTTAGGTATTATAGTATAAGAAGATAACTAGAGAAAGTAAGTAAAAAGAGTTAAGAATAATAAAGTGGATAGTAAATAATATATAGGGGGGTTTTAGAGAGGAGGAAATATAAGAGAGTTTACTAGAAAATAAGAAAGAGGGGTTTCAGAGTAGGCAGAAGCGTAAAGCAAGAGCAtagggcagaggaaaagaggaaaagaggtaGAGTTTAAAGAAGGCCGCCGGTTGCGGTAAGGAAGATGCAAAggcgagagtagtagaagTGTTAGGGTCTCACAGGATCAGATATTtaaaactgtgttgaattacaaagtttTTGCAGTACCGAGTTTCTAAGAAACTTCGGTAGAATTAAATACATGTGTGGGGCAGCGGGGCCTCGGCACCCGAGGCGCCGGCGTGGTCCGTGCTCAGAACACCAAGGTTCCAAACCATGACACGTCCCCCCTCCAAAATGCTCAAAGTCCCGACTGAGCGTTCAAACTTCCATTGAAAACACAAAGCAGGGCAACGGCAAGCTGCCCGTTGTCGTCATAATCATGAAAGGTGGCGTGAGGCCCAGGGCGCCCAGGGTTGCGGTCGTGAAAGTCCTGGACTGACTCCTTGCTGCCGCGCAGGTTGAAGTAGGGTTGCCAGCCTTCAGACTGGTCGTTGCCGACCCATTCAACTTTGTACTGGAGGCAACCACGGCGGCCAGTATAGGGGTCGTTCATTGTATTTCGTATGCGGGAGTCTAAGACTTGAGCGATAACATACTCTGTGTCGCCCTCATCGTTCAAATGGACTTCGGGGGAGCGTTGTCGTTAGCTCTGGGCTGTCCAGGTAGAGCGTCATCCTCATATGGTTGGAGCAGCCACGGATGAAAAGCGGGAAAAATGTTCTTAAGGCTATCTGGCAGGTCTAGCTCATAGGCCATGTTGTCAATAACACGGGTAATCTGGTAGGGACCCATATTCTTGTGGTCTAGCGACTTGACTGGCCTTTCGGTCTTAATATGGTTAGCGTTGAGGAGCACCCAGTCGCCAACAGCGAAGCGGGGGGCTGGATGGCGGTGGACATCAGCGAAGTCTTTCATGCGTTCCTGGGTCCAGGCGATCTCATCGCGGAGGTACCGACGGGTTGCGTCAATGCGGTTTGTGAGGGAGTCAGCAGCGCGCCGCTGTGCTGCAGCTGGGGTGGCGTTAGTGATGGCGTGGGCTGGTTCTAGGCCGGAGCGAGGTTGGTAGCCCTTTGTTGCTTGAAATGGGGAAACTCCAGTAGCGGAGCTTATAGCGGAGTTGGCTTCGAATTCAGCTAAAGGTAGGAGCTGGGCCCAGTCATCCTGCAGGTAGTTCACGTACGAGCGCAGGTACTGCTTCAAGTCCGCGTTGGCGTTTTCTGTTTGGCCATCTGTCTCAGGATGATAGGCAGTTGAGAGCTTTGGTGCTGTGCCGACGCGGTCGCAAAGGCGGCGCCAAAAGTGGGATGTGAATTGGCGGCCTCGGTCTGAAACTAGGGTCTTTGGGTAGCCCTCTTCTCTCCAGATGTATTCGAGAAACTTGTCGACGATAGTTAGTACCTCCATGTTCTCAATGGCGataaacttcttcttcttcgacagCCTATCCACGACCACCATGATGTGTCGGTATGAGTGGCCGCACCACTTTGAGGGTGGCAGCGGCGTAATGAAATCGATAGAGATGTCCGTCCAGTATTTCTCTGGCACAGGCAATGGGTGCAGGAGGCCATGCTTAGCGTGGCGGTTGACTTTGGAGCGCCGGCAGGTGGTGCAGTTGTTAGTGAACCTTGCGATAGTGTCGGTCATGCCTTGCCAATAGTACCATTGGCTCACCTGCTGGTATGTTGTGGTGCGACCCCGTGCCCTCCTGGCAGGGAGTCATGGATATCTTTTATAATGCGGGTCCTCAGTTTCTCGCTGAATGGGACAAGAAGGCGGTTATAGCGCATAAAAAGCTTTCTCTCAGCGTTGGTTTCAAGATCGCCCAGTTCCAACCGCACACCTTCAGCAATAAGGTGGTGAGGGATACGTCGATGGCCGTTGTTGAGTGCGTCGCGGATAGCGGTAAGGCGGGCGTCTGTAGGGTAGAGGGCATCGACAATTTCTTGGGTAGTCATTTCATCGGCTGCTACAAGGTCGTCGTAAGGGTCATGTTGTCCTTGGAGAGTGAGGCGGGCTAGCCTAACCATGGCGGTGCCCACGCGTGACATGCCTTCTCCGGATTCATGCATGAGGGATAAGATAGAGGGCAGGTCGCACTCGGCTTCTCCTAAGCAGAGGCCAGCAAGGCGGATAGCTTCATGGCTGCCTCCATCCCACCGGTGGTCGCCAAGGATGGTCTGACACTGGTGCTGGACGCGGTCGTCGGTGACACTCTCAGGCAGGTCACCTGTCCTTCTGGTGAGGCTGTCTGGCTTCGTGCCTTGTTTTCCAGGCCGATACTTGACTTTAAAGTCGAATTCCTCTAAGAACTCGGCCCAGCGGGCTTGTCGGCGGTTAAGGTGGCGTTTAGAGCGGAAGTATTCGAGGCCTCGATGGTCAGTAAGTACTTCTACTGTGTCGGCGGCGCCTGCGAGCTCCGGGCGCCATTCCTCGAAGGCGCGGACTATTGCCAGCAGTTCCTTGTCGTAGATCTCATAGTTGCACTCCGTAGGAGTCATCTTTTTGGAGAGGTACGCGACAGGGCGTATAGTGTCGTCGCTTTGAATTTGGGAGAGCACTGCAGCGTAGACGTAGTCAGAGGCGTCGGTTTCCAGGATGCATTTGAGGTCTGGGTTAAAATGGGCGAGGACCACCTCGCTACAGAATGCCTGCTTGAGCAGGTCAAAGGCTCGCGAAGCTTCGGGGTCATTTGAAACAGCTTTGGATCTCCGCGGGTGAGATGGGTGAGAGGTTTGGCGATATCAGAGAAGCCATATATAAAACGGCGATAGAAATTGGCAAAGCCAAGGAAGGCTTGGACATCCTTGAGGGACTTGGGTAGAAGCCAGTCCTGTATAGCACTGACCTTTTCTGGGTCCATCTTTATACCGTTCGGTGTGATAATAAGCCCAAGAAACTTGACTTCTTCTTGGAAGAATTCAGATTTCAGGATGTCCATGGGGAGCCCAGCGTTGGACAGGCGTGTGACCACTCGGAGTAGATGGTCATCATGCTCTTCCCTTGTTTCGCTGAATATGATGACGTCGTCTAGGTAGGCCATGCAAAATTCGTCCAGGTACTCATGGAGGACGTCGTTGATGTAGGCTTGAAATGTTCCAGGGCTGTTGCACATTCCAAAGGGCATTACGGTGTACTGGTACAGGCCGTATGGCGTAATGAACGCTGAGAGGTGTTTATGCTCTTCTTTAATCCGGATTTTATTGAAGGCGGCGATAACGTCTACCTTAGAGAAGAATTTGGCCTTGGATAGCTTGGTGAGCATGTCGCGTATCAACGGAGGGGTGTTACGGTTCTTGATGGTATGGGCATTAAGTCCTCGATAGTCCACGCAAATTCGGATACCTCCTCCAGGTTTCTTGACTACTAGGAGGGGGCAGCCCATTCAGAGGTGCTACGTTCAATGTGGCCTTTCCGGATCATATCGTCAATGTAGAGCTTCACAGCTCGGGCTTCGTCGCGGGATAGCGGCCTTAGCCGCTGTGATGAAGGGCGAGGCGGTTTTCCGGTTTCGGGGTCTAACTGGATTTCAATAGCGTGGTCCAGCTTGTCTCGCTGCGGAGGGATCTCATCGGCCTCTCGTGGGTCGAAGCCATGGTAGAGGGGATGGAGGACCTCTGGCAGCTTAGCCAGGATTTCCTCTTTACTCATGTGggggcgctccattcgatCGCGAAACTTTTCAAAGTCTTCAGGGAGGACTTTGGCTCCTGCCGCACGCAGCAGTTGGGTATCCGTCCATTCTTGGTCGGTCATATTGCAAAGTCTTTCAACCTCTTCCATAGAGGTTAGGCAGACCTGTTCTCCTCTTGTCACTGAAATGGCGGCCACCCGGCTTGAGATAAAAGCGATGTCGATAGGCGGGGGATGTTGAGGAGCCTTAGGATGGCGAGCTTTTTTAAGCTCATAGGCTGGGGGCGCTGGGTGTTTGCGGTGTCGGCTACTAGCAGCCATGCATGGCTTGTGGTTTTCTAGGCAGTTGCGAATGCAATGGTCTGAGTTGAATACTATTGACATAGTGTCCCAGTTTACCTGGGGGTTGTGGATTTGAAACCAGGGAGTGCCAAGGATCATTTGCACTCCGCTAACTTTGGTCACATAGGCAAGGACTTGTTCATGGTGGGTGTCGAAAGTTACGTGTACCCGTGTCATATGGGTAACGTTGGCAACTTGGGTGCCGTCTGCGAGCTCCAGGACAGCTGGGTCTTGGAGCGGAATTAATTCGTATTTGTGTGCGCGAGCATGAGATTCATCAATGAAGAGAGAAGCACAACCAGAGTCACCCATGAGTTCTACGTGTGAGGATGGTTGTTGAGAGGGAGATATCATCCCTTTGAATACTAATTGCTGACCTACCATAGGGAGATAAGTATTGCCACGAATAGCGGCGGCTGCGATGGCGGAGACGCGAACCCGTGGGGCAGCAGGGCGTTCCAGGTTCTTGATCCGGTCCAGGATTGCTTGCAGTGTGGGGTCAGGTTCAgtgtcgttgtcgtcgcaGTCTTCGGCAGTAGGAGAAGGGGGCGTTGTAGGTTCAGGTGTATTCAAGGGTTCTTTATTGAGTTTCTCAGGCTCTTGGGGTCCCTGGGGCGACTTTCGCCAGGGACTACTCGTTTTCCGAGCGGGCGTCAGAGGCGGCCGCTGGAGGAGTAGGGGCTCGGACGGCGTTAATGCGTACGGCGGCCTTAGGGATAGGGACGCCGGCGGCCTTGCGGGCTTCGTTCAAGGCGGTGAGGACTTCGGGGTAGCGGCCCATTGAAGTGAGCTTGTCCATGTCCTTGCAGGGCGCGTCGTCGGAGTTAGACTTGTGGCCTGCACGGGTGCACTTGAAGCAGCGTTCCAATTCAGCTAGGACCTGGGTCTCCATGACAGTGCGCTCCCTGTAGGGTTTGTTGATAATAAATTGGTTGGCTCCGCTGCCTTTGGGCTGCGCGTTGTCGGCGTTGCGATTGCGGTTGCGGTTattgccgccgccgccacgACCGCTACCTCCACTATTACCCTTGCTAGGGTTGTGAGAGGGCTGGAGGGCGGAGTGAAGTTGTTCGAGGTGTCGGAGCTTGTGGCTGAACTTGGCAAAGTCCTTGGTGAAGGTGTCGTCGCTCATGAGGTGCTCCGCTCGGCTGCGCCACTGGTCTGGCAACTTCTTGTAGGCTTGCAGAGTCTTTTCCTCGTCGTCCCATTTCAAGGGAGCGACGCCGGCTTTGAAGCGGGCCAGGTAGGAGGTGATAGTCTCACCAGGCTTCATGAAGCCTTCCTTTTCGTAGAAGTTGTGGGCATCTAGGCGGGTATTCAAACGGCCGTAGCAGGCGTCGAGGATATCCCACGCTTCTTGTGCAGTATGGAACTCGTCTCCTTCGACAAACCATCCGCTCGAGATATTATCCCAGGCTACGCCGGTGGTTTTCATGCGGATGTAGTCTAGTTGCTCCTCCTCGTTGTTGGCGAAAGGGTACGGATGGGCACGGAACCAGCTCTGCATGTCGAGTTTCCATTTCTGGTAGGTAGAGGCCTTTGTGCCTGTAGGGCCCTCAAAGACCGCGGGTTCAGGTTGTTTAGATCGTCGCTGCGTTGTGGCGGGCAGCGGAGCGTCAGGGCTAAGTTTGGTAGCTGAGCGGTGGCGGCGTACGCTAACGGGTCCATCTGATTCGTCAGAGATGGAGTCATGCGGTTTGCCGCGTAGAGATGGGCGCGCGGTGCTAGCATAGGCTTTAAGCTTTTCTTTGGTTTCGCCGTGCGCGGTAGACTCTTGGTTAAGGGCGGTCTTGTACTCCTCCTTGCGCTGGAGGTAGCGTTCGGCTCGTCGCTCAGCGGTGTCGAGTTTCGACTGGAGGTCTTGGTTGGCTACGTGGAGGCTGCCTCTCACCTCTTGAAGCTGGTTTGTAAGGAACTTTACCTGCTTTTCGGAGTTGAGTTTGGCGACGCGCTCGTCGATGAGGTCTTCCTGAGCGTCCGTCAGGCGCTCTTGAAGATTGGCGAGGTCGTTATGTAGGGTGTGGACGGTGTCAAAGCAGAACTGGTAGAGTTTCTCTCCAGCTTCCGTGGTTGAGCCTTTAACAAAAGCTTCGTCAAGTTCTCCTACTAGCCTGGGCTCGCCGTTGGCGTCGTACTCATAGGCGGCTAGAGTTGGCTGACTGCCTTGAGGCAAGTCAGTTTTGGGGATTACGTAGCCAATGACTTTGCGGACGGGCTTTGAGGTAGTCCCCTCTGTGCGTGGCGTAGGCGAGGGTAGCGGGTCCCATGTAGGCGGAGAGAGGGCGTAGCTAGTATGGTTGCCGTCTTCTGTTTGGTACGTAAAGGGGTTATCAGTGCGCTGGGCGTCCGACCGCTGTCGGAGAGCGGGGTACTGAAAGCCTGCGCGGCCGCGGGTTGTAGTGACGTTAGGCGGGGACGGTTGAAAGGAGTCGCTAGAGTCTTGAGCGTCTACGACAGGTGATAACGGGCGCGATGGTACTAGATGGTGGATTTGGGTAATGTCGGCCTCGTCGTTATCTGAGTCGGCGTCATAGCCCTGCTGCTCTAGCTGCTCGTTTCCGAAGGCGCCAGGTACAGCTGGGTTGCTGATTTGGCGTAAGTTGGCGGACCCGGTAGCGCGTGGCAAGGCGCTGCTGCGGGCGGTGGAAGCCACGGTAGGTCTAGCGAAAGACCTCGCGCTCTTACCGGGGCTGATCGTTGCACCGGCGGTAGGGTTGGCGTCGCTGCCCGAGGCGTCTCCCACATGGGGCGCGTCGGCGGCATTGCCGTCTGGGAACTGGGTGGACATGGCGTTGGTCTACCGTGTCGCGGGAACTGTGGGGATCTGCAACTAGCCGCACGCGCTGGGTTGCTATTAGAGCGCTGTTAGAGCGCTGTCAGAGCGCAGTTAAGGCGCTGTCAGGTTAGGAGCAACTGGCCAAGGACGCCAGGTTGCTGTCAGAGGCGTTTAATGGACTGCAAAAACGTGTTAGGGTCTCACAGGATCAGATATTtaaaactgtgttgaattacaaagtttTTGCAGTACCGAGTTTCTAAGAAACTTCGGTAGAATTAAATACATGTGTGGGGCAGCGGGGCCTCGGCACCCGAGGCGCCGGCGTGGTCCGTGCTCAGAACACCAAGGTTCCAAACCATGACAGAAGAGAATATAAGAGAGGATTATATGTTAGGGGTAAATAGGTAAGAGGGGGCGGGGATTTAGGGGCGCAAAAGGAgggtagagaaagaaaatacaagagaggTAGAGGTAAAGGGTTAGAAAGAGAGTTAGAATAGAATTTTTATAAGATAAGGTAGGTTTAGAGGACGCAGAGTTGTAGAGCGAAGTAGAGGGTAGGgtgtaagagtagagagtaAGGAGTTAAAAGAAGTTAGATAGGGCGTATAAGTAGTAACACCCCGTTTTTAGGGTTAAGAAGTATTTAGGAGGAGAAAGGGAGAAGTAGGaaaagaagagggagagtaagagtaagccGTAAGGTGTCACAAAGAGGGTAGAGTAAGAGTAGAGGAGAGAGTAGAGGGGTGGTGGGTGGACCCGTAAGGTGTTACAAAAAGGTGGAGTAAGAGTAGTTATTGTAGGATTAATTAGGTTATAGGAACGCAGGCGGTGGAGTGAGTTCCGGGGGCGCAGTACAGCAAGTCAGACGGGGCAGATAggacagacaaggaggcgAAACAAGTAGTAAGGGGGAAGAGGAGGTTTCACAAGTAGGTAGGGCGAAGAGAGGGTTTCATAGGTAAGTAGGATATAAAGAGAAAGGGGAGTGTTAGGAAGAGATAAGTAAGGTAttataaagaagaggagtatGTGTTATAAGGGTAGATAGTAGCGtgtaaagagtagagtaaagagtagagtaaagagtagatagtagagagTGTAGGAAGTTaagaaggagtagaagtggtaaaggaagagagggagTAGGTAATAAAAacggtaagagagagtaaaacgcagaaggaaaagtaaagaaagtaggtaagtaaagagaagtagtaggtagtagaagaagagaagtAGAGAAATAAAGAAAGGTTACAGGGTTagggagagtaagaaggGTAAGGGAGTAGGGATAATAGAAGAGGATAGAAGAGATagtaaaagagaaaaaaagagaagagatataagaagagagaaagagtgaagaagagagagatgatagtTAATATAATATAGAAAAGTAAGAAAATagatataagagaatagAATAGTAATaaagagtaagagtaagagcagaagtaaaggaaaggaagagagagaaaaaggaaaatgagaagtagaagtgaagaagaaagagagcaagaaagagagcaagagtaaagaaaagggtaagagtagaagtagaagtagtgaaagcggtaagagagagtaaagtaggtagtagtagaagaaagaAGTATAGAAAGGAAGTAAAGAGgagtagtaggtagtagaaaaagagaagtagagtgagtaaagaaagtcggagaagaaagagaaaaagggtGAGAAGAGGTAATGAGTAAGGAGTAGGAAGAGAAAGGTTAGAGAGTAGAGTTAAAAGTAAAAATTCGAAAGGGTTAGTAGAaggagagaaaaaggaaggAGTAGGGAGTGAGGTAAGTaggagagaaagaggtagaaagaagaggaaataGGGAAAGTAAAGTAGATCAAGAGAGAGGAAAGGGAAGTTAGAGGAGTAAAAGAAGTTGAGAGAGGAAAAGAGGGgaggtgtagtagtagagggagagggtaaggagagattgagggtaagggagagattgagggtaagggagagattgagggtaagggagagattgagggtaaggaGAGAGTGAGGGTAAGGGATTTTAGGGAGGAGGAAATACAAGAGAGTTTAATAGAAAGCAAGAAAGAGGGGATTGAGAGTAGGCGGAAGGGCGAAGGGAGAGGGtagggcagaggaaaagaggttAAGTTTCAAGAAGCCGGCCGTTGCGGTAATAATAATACAAaagcgagagtagtagaaaagaatataagagaataTTATATTTTAGAGGTAGATAGATAAGAGAGGGCGCGGAGTTGTAGACGCAAAATAatagtagagaaagaaaatacaagagagatagaggtaaaggcaaagaaagagagtaagaagaggaGTTTTATCAAGGTAAGATAGATTAAGGGGCGCAGAGGGTAAAttgtaagagtagagagtagagaaagaagagagagagagtaagagtaagctGTAAGGTATCACAAAAAGGGTAGAGGAGAGGGtagagtagagagaagaagtttaacaagtataagataaaagaaagaagaaatataaaagtagagag belongs to Pyrenophora tritici-repentis strain M4 chromosome 10, whole genome shotgun sequence and includes:
- a CDS encoding CHROMO domain containing protein → MNDPYTGRRGCLQYKVEWVGNDQSEGWQPYFNLRGSKESVQDFHDRNPGRPGPHATFHDYDDNGQLAVALLCVFNGSLNAQSGL
- a CDS encoding UBN2 multi-domain protein, with the protein product MSTQFPDGNAADAPHVGDASGSDANPTAGATISPGKSARSFARPTVASTARSSALPRATGSANLRQISNPAVPGAFGNEQLEQQGYDADSDNDEADITQIHHLVPSRPLSPVVDAQDSSDSFQPSPPNVTTTRGRAGFQYPALRQRSDAQRTDNPFTYQTEDGNHTSYALSPPTWDPLPSPTPRTEGTTSKPVRKVIGYVIPKTDLPQGSQPTLAAYEYDANGEPRLVGELDEAFVKGSTTEAGEKLYQFCFDTVHTLHNDLANLQERLTDAQEDLIDERVAKLNSEKQVKFLTNQLQEVRGSLHVANQDLQSKLDTAERRAERYLQRKEEYKTALNQESTAHGETKEKLKAYASTARPSLRGKPHDSISDESDGPVSVRRHRSATKLSPDAPLPATTQRRSKQPEPAVFEGPTGTKASTYQKWKLDMQSWFRAHPYPFANNEEEQLDYIRMKTTGVAWDNISSGWFVEGDEFHTAQEAWDILDACYGRLNTRLDAHNFYEKEGFMKPGETITSYLARFKAGVAPLKWDDEEKTLQAYKKLPDQWRSRAEHLMSDDTFTKDFAKFSHKLRHLEQLHSALQPSHNPSKAELERCFKCTRAGHKSNSDDAPCKDMDKLTSMGRYPEVLTALNEARKAAGVPIPKAAPLLLQRPPLTPARKTSSPWRKSPQGPQEPEKLNKEPLNTPEPTTPPSPTAEDCDDNDTEPDPTLQAILDRIKNLERPAAPRVRVSAIAAAAIRGNTYLPMVGQQLVFKGMISPSQQPSSHVELMGDSGCASLFIDESHARAHKYELIPLQDPAVLELADGTQVANVTHMTRVHVTFDTHHEQVLAYVTKVSGVQMILGTPWFQIHNPQVNWDTMSIVFNSDHCIRNCLENHKPCMAASSRHRKHPAPPAYELKKARHPKAPQHPPPIDIAFISSRVAAISVTRGEQVCLTSMEEVERLCNMTDQEWTDTQLLRAAGAKVLPEDFEKFRDRMERPHMSKEEILAKLPEVLHPLYHGFDPREADEIPPQRDKLDHAIEIQLDPETGKPPRPSSQRLRPLSRDEARAVKLYIDDMIRKGHIELVKKPGGGIRICVDYRGLNAHTIKNRNTPPLIRDMLTKLSKAKFFSKVDVIAAFNKIRIKEEHKHLSAFITPYGLYQYTVMPFGMCNSPGTFQAYINDVLHEYLDEFCMAYLDDVIIFSETREEHDDHLLRVVTRLSNAGLPMDILKSEFFQEEVKFLGLIITPNGIKMDPEKVSAIQDWLLPKSLKDVQAFLGFANFYRPVSNDPEASRAFDLLKQAFCSEVVLAHFNPDLKCILETDASDYVYAAVLSQIQSDDTIRPVAYLSKKMTPTECNYEIYDKELLAIVRAFEEWRPELAGAADTVEVLTDHRGLEYFRSKRHLNRRQARWAEFLEEFDFKVKYRPGKQGTKPDSLTRRTGDLPESVTDDRVQHQCQTILGDHRWDGGSHEAIRLAGLCLGEAECDLPSILSLMHESGEGMSRVGTAMVRLARLTLQGQHDPYDDLVAADEMTTQEIVDALYPTDARLTAIRDALNNGHRRIPHHLIAEGVRLELGDLETNAERKLFMRYNRLLVPFSEKLRTRIIKDIHDSLPGGHGVAPQHTSRFTNNCTTCRRSKVNRHAKHGLLHPLPVPEKYWTDISIDFITPLPPSKWCGHSYRHIMVVVDRLSKKKKFIAIENMEVLTIVDKFLEYIWREEGYPKTLVSDRGRQFTSHFWRRLCDRVGTAPKLSTAYHPETDGQTENANADLKQYLRSYVNYLQDDWAQLLPLAEFEANSAISSATGVSPFQATKGYQPRSGLEPAHAITNATPAAAQRRAADSLTNRIDATRRYLRDEIAWTQERMKDFADVHRHPAPRFAVGDWVLLNANHIKTERPVKSLDHKNMGPYQITRVIDNMAYELDLPDSLKNIFPAFHPWLLQPYEDDALPGQPRANDNAPPKSI